The following are from one region of the Rosistilla carotiformis genome:
- a CDS encoding FecR domain-containing protein, which translates to MNAFDRFAQLWTDYLEGELDEQGLAELRQLMAEDPRRVTLAADMFQTHRLLALAVDESKSRQDQFVREAMSRLPDNQDAFVRRVMSNMEPDASTSATPPKRNAFRTKAAAIGIAAAIMLAAVAAFYFGNPTQPQIAHDSENQPIGSATVAADVRLASNSNAKFFGELSPPVGAVLAGERDYVLMSGMIEVAFPAGASAILEGPAVFRVMSDECLALDVGSCSVHAPDGAEGFRVETPATRVVDRGTRFSVNVSETSETEVQVIEGAADIYDIGGDGEPMPDRDPTIRMTDGDAQKFSRGQAFAGGAIPFDASRYRSRLPDRIIAYETTTAAEDGGAENLTGVTLQRGGRVVTVPVEDLIPIRVASFKATEPGPLFVSTGQTLPDGRIGTSSDRSLVTGAINPGGSREPLTSDPVLSGPVLSGPVLSGPSATPGMAIQFASPVENGPGPDVVFFDVQTFSNPPDGDAFHVSPLRFREGLRSHSIRVYDLTMESPNARDLTAFYIHQFAQPVDSIADLQTQECFPNGKVLKFRGLAVGIDLSDLGYADGQRVDGLFIQDAMDDRHHVDPVFIGGLPAMAAASGETP; encoded by the coding sequence ATGAACGCTTTCGATCGTTTTGCCCAGCTCTGGACCGACTATCTCGAAGGCGAGCTCGACGAGCAAGGTCTGGCCGAGCTTCGCCAACTGATGGCGGAAGATCCTCGGCGCGTGACGTTGGCGGCTGACATGTTTCAGACGCATCGTTTGTTAGCGTTGGCCGTCGACGAATCCAAATCGCGACAAGATCAGTTTGTCCGCGAAGCGATGTCGCGGCTGCCCGACAATCAGGATGCCTTCGTCCGTCGCGTGATGTCCAACATGGAACCCGATGCGTCGACGTCTGCGACGCCGCCGAAGCGAAACGCGTTTCGTACGAAAGCTGCCGCGATTGGAATCGCCGCCGCCATCATGTTGGCCGCTGTGGCAGCGTTTTACTTCGGAAATCCAACTCAACCGCAGATCGCTCACGATTCCGAGAACCAGCCCATCGGCAGCGCGACCGTGGCAGCGGATGTTCGTTTGGCGAGCAATTCCAATGCGAAGTTCTTCGGCGAACTGTCGCCTCCCGTGGGAGCGGTGCTTGCTGGCGAGCGAGATTATGTGCTGATGAGCGGCATGATCGAAGTTGCCTTCCCCGCCGGCGCGTCGGCGATCCTTGAAGGCCCTGCGGTCTTTCGCGTGATGTCCGACGAATGCCTCGCCTTGGATGTGGGGAGTTGTTCGGTTCACGCCCCCGACGGCGCCGAAGGCTTTCGCGTGGAGACACCCGCCACGCGCGTGGTCGATCGTGGCACGCGGTTCTCGGTAAACGTTTCGGAGACCAGCGAGACCGAGGTGCAAGTGATCGAAGGAGCGGCGGACATCTACGACATCGGTGGCGATGGCGAACCGATGCCCGATCGCGATCCGACGATCCGCATGACCGACGGCGACGCTCAAAAATTCAGCCGCGGCCAGGCCTTTGCCGGCGGTGCGATTCCGTTTGATGCCAGCCGCTATCGCAGCCGACTGCCCGATCGCATCATCGCTTACGAAACAACAACAGCCGCCGAAGATGGAGGCGCAGAAAATCTGACCGGCGTCACGCTGCAGCGCGGTGGCCGCGTCGTGACCGTTCCCGTGGAAGACCTGATTCCGATTCGCGTTGCGTCGTTCAAAGCGACCGAACCGGGGCCGCTTTTTGTTAGCACCGGCCAGACGCTTCCCGACGGACGGATCGGCACCTCTTCGGACCGCAGCCTGGTCACCGGCGCGATCAATCCCGGCGGAAGCCGCGAACCGTTGACGAGCGACCCCGTGTTGAGCGGCCCCGTGTTGAGCGGCCCCGTGTTGAGCGGCCCCTCGGCAACGCCAGGGATGGCGATCCAGTTCGCCAGCCCGGTCGAAAACGGTCCCGGACCCGACGTCGTGTTCTTTGACGTACAAACGTTTTCCAACCCGCCCGATGGCGATGCCTTTCACGTCAGTCCGCTTCGCTTCCGCGAGGGACTGCGATCGCACTCGATCCGCGTCTACGACCTGACGATGGAATCGCCCAACGCGCGGGATCTGACCGCTTTCTACATTCATCAGTTCGCCCAGCCGGTCGATTCGATTGCGGACCTGCAGACGCAGGAGTGTTTCCCCAACGGCAAGGTGCTCAAATTTCGCGGCTTGGCCGTCGGCATCGACCTTTCCGATTTGGGCTACGCCGATGGCCAGCGCGTCGACGGCCTGTTCATTCAAGATGCGATGGACGACCGCCACCACGTCGATCCCGTATTTATTGGAGGCCTGCCAGCGATGGCGGCTGCCTCAGGAGAGACTCCATGA
- a CDS encoding DUF1553 domain-containing protein, with product MHRFFPTLLVVISIVVATASRTPGDSPPVARWDFGSEEATPMKANGNLQRDQAGPRPPEFPDLDASNTAVRFDGGYFSIPDAGADSEFDFTNGDAITLEAWVSPIGGITGSPHVVIGKGRTGSPKFARDNQNWALRLAGKGSEAKVNFLFASKLGSGDRHWHRWTSKQSFRTNTGWYHIAISYRFGDPSSIRGYINGEPTPGTWDMGGATKLAPVVDDDEIRIGSGFKGLIDAVAVHREVLDEKVMAARFRRVGEARIARLQPEVMPQLQDLPKGRVMFQISGGLPSRERWLYEGEEWPAESMRWNGDEFLLSRLPMEYDSWGIRSSWKAPLLLRMAADVDLPAGTHPFLMRVRDQARLWVDGQLVAKTKSSTGRPPDGEEPMQPLTQPPLPGHRLPGYRQQEVVGEATIETEGDSETRRCRVVLELVVGGPGRRTETGEICVAMLSPDGKRYDLLGANDTRLPLTDAAVVPAIDRIEQQLVQLDDQRRRAAAASEDPYWDRRHEIARQWAAENPADVAVAVQAGDDQNPIDRFIAAKIAGAVAASADTDPKQAEHFHGKVLPLLREQCFRCHGEKSKGDLKLNSREAALKAGESEIPAVVPGDLDASELISQIRSGAMPPTDDGLSEPQIELLEQWVRDGAVWPAPPLADADVALAAVVDEQAFLRRIYLDTVGVPPTFAEAQAFLADSHSDKRTRLIDSLLDDPRYADHWMSFWLDALAENPSLLNASLNSTGPFRWFVYEALRDDKPLDRMVTELLMLRGGAAEGGSAGFGIAAENDAPMAAKGHIIASAFLGIELQCARCHDSPYHSTSQRDLYSLAAMMGRKSVTVPKTSRVPDAFFESQKDRVSLIQVTLKPDEPVTAEWPFATATGAVDGPEIDALMMKPSDTRERLAALITTPQNTRFAEVIVNRIWKQLIGAGLVEPVHDWEGSIASHPGLLQWLARELVSSGYDTRHIVRLIATSETYQRAATGKNLDASAEMRFFNATERRRLTAEQVVDSLHQATGCEIDVEPLTFVHDGRALLGSRQTLGSPSRAWMFGDLKNERDRPSLSLPKARAVVDVLEAFGWTGARQMPIVDRETDPNVLQPGILANGTLSMNLTRAAYKSDLAELAIDADSPDQLVDTLFLRFLCRTPTEAERQAFTLALADGFDARIVLDDEVVMPEPPPRLQQVTWFNHLRPKANEIQVEMERRANAGPIPHPRLQADWREVYEDIVWSLVNHREFVWIP from the coding sequence ATGCACCGATTCTTTCCCACCCTGCTTGTCGTCATTTCGATTGTTGTCGCAACCGCCAGCCGAACGCCCGGTGATTCTCCGCCGGTCGCACGCTGGGACTTTGGCAGCGAAGAAGCGACGCCGATGAAAGCCAACGGCAATCTCCAACGCGACCAGGCCGGCCCGCGTCCGCCGGAGTTCCCCGATTTGGACGCCAGCAACACCGCGGTCCGTTTCGACGGGGGCTACTTCAGCATTCCCGACGCGGGAGCCGACAGCGAGTTCGACTTCACCAACGGCGACGCGATCACGCTGGAAGCTTGGGTCAGTCCGATCGGCGGGATTACTGGTTCGCCGCACGTGGTGATCGGCAAGGGGCGGACCGGTTCTCCGAAATTCGCTCGCGACAACCAGAACTGGGCGTTGCGATTGGCCGGGAAGGGAAGCGAAGCGAAAGTCAATTTCCTGTTCGCGTCGAAGTTAGGCAGCGGCGATCGGCATTGGCATCGTTGGACGTCGAAGCAGAGTTTCCGCACGAACACCGGTTGGTATCACATCGCGATCTCCTATCGTTTTGGCGATCCGAGTTCGATCCGCGGCTACATCAACGGCGAACCGACGCCGGGGACCTGGGATATGGGCGGAGCGACCAAGTTGGCGCCGGTGGTCGACGACGATGAGATCCGCATCGGCAGCGGTTTCAAAGGACTGATCGATGCGGTTGCGGTCCATCGCGAAGTGTTGGACGAAAAAGTCATGGCGGCTCGCTTCCGCCGCGTTGGTGAAGCTCGCATCGCCCGGCTGCAACCCGAAGTTATGCCGCAGTTGCAAGACCTTCCCAAGGGACGCGTGATGTTCCAAATTTCGGGCGGCTTGCCGTCGCGAGAGCGGTGGCTGTATGAAGGCGAGGAATGGCCGGCCGAATCGATGCGTTGGAACGGAGACGAATTCCTGTTGTCGCGGCTTCCGATGGAATACGACAGCTGGGGCATCCGGTCCAGCTGGAAGGCGCCGCTGTTGTTGCGGATGGCGGCCGACGTCGATCTGCCAGCGGGAACACATCCGTTTTTGATGCGGGTTCGCGATCAAGCGCGATTGTGGGTCGACGGCCAATTGGTAGCCAAGACGAAATCGTCGACGGGGCGTCCGCCCGATGGCGAGGAGCCGATGCAGCCGCTGACTCAGCCGCCGTTGCCCGGACATCGACTGCCAGGTTACCGCCAGCAGGAGGTTGTTGGCGAAGCGACGATCGAGACCGAAGGGGACAGCGAAACGCGTCGCTGCCGCGTCGTCTTGGAACTGGTGGTGGGTGGTCCTGGCCGCCGGACCGAAACGGGAGAGATCTGCGTTGCGATGCTCTCTCCCGACGGCAAGCGGTACGACCTGCTGGGTGCCAACGACACACGATTACCACTGACCGACGCGGCCGTTGTGCCAGCGATCGATCGAATCGAACAACAACTCGTTCAACTGGACGACCAGCGACGGCGTGCCGCTGCAGCGTCTGAAGATCCGTATTGGGATCGGCGTCACGAAATCGCGCGGCAATGGGCGGCTGAAAATCCTGCCGACGTGGCTGTCGCAGTGCAGGCTGGCGACGATCAAAATCCGATCGACAGGTTTATCGCCGCAAAGATTGCAGGCGCCGTCGCCGCATCCGCGGACACCGATCCGAAGCAAGCCGAACATTTTCACGGCAAAGTTTTGCCGCTGTTGCGGGAGCAGTGCTTCCGATGTCACGGAGAGAAGAGCAAAGGGGATCTGAAGCTGAACTCGCGCGAAGCGGCGTTGAAGGCTGGCGAATCGGAGATCCCCGCGGTGGTGCCGGGCGATCTCGATGCCAGCGAATTGATTTCGCAAATTCGCAGCGGCGCGATGCCGCCGACCGACGATGGACTCTCCGAACCACAGATTGAACTACTGGAGCAATGGGTTCGCGACGGAGCGGTTTGGCCCGCGCCGCCGCTGGCTGACGCCGATGTCGCGTTGGCGGCGGTCGTCGACGAACAAGCGTTTCTGCGGCGGATCTATCTCGATACCGTGGGCGTTCCGCCGACGTTCGCCGAAGCCCAGGCGTTTCTCGCCGATTCGCATTCCGACAAGCGAACGCGACTGATCGACAGCTTGCTGGACGATCCGCGATACGCCGACCATTGGATGAGTTTCTGGCTCGACGCGCTCGCCGAAAACCCGTCGCTGCTGAACGCATCGCTCAACAGTACCGGACCGTTTCGTTGGTTCGTGTACGAAGCGTTGCGAGACGACAAGCCGCTGGATCGGATGGTGACCGAGCTGCTGATGCTGCGAGGCGGGGCGGCCGAAGGGGGAAGTGCCGGGTTTGGCATCGCCGCCGAAAACGATGCTCCGATGGCGGCCAAAGGGCACATCATCGCATCGGCGTTTTTGGGGATCGAACTGCAATGCGCCCGCTGTCACGATTCTCCCTACCACAGCACTTCGCAACGCGATCTCTATTCGTTGGCGGCGATGATGGGACGCAAGTCGGTCACTGTGCCGAAGACCAGTCGCGTGCCGGATGCGTTTTTTGAAAGCCAAAAAGATCGCGTCTCGCTGATCCAAGTGACGCTGAAGCCGGATGAACCTGTCACCGCCGAGTGGCCTTTCGCCACGGCGACCGGCGCCGTCGATGGTCCCGAGATCGATGCGTTGATGATGAAGCCGTCCGATACGCGGGAACGACTGGCCGCTCTGATCACCACGCCGCAAAACACGCGGTTCGCCGAAGTGATCGTCAATCGGATCTGGAAGCAATTGATCGGTGCGGGCTTGGTCGAACCGGTCCACGATTGGGAGGGGAGCATCGCCAGCCATCCTGGTCTGCTGCAGTGGCTCGCTCGCGAACTGGTCTCCAGCGGTTACGACACCCGTCACATCGTGCGGTTGATCGCGACGTCGGAGACTTACCAACGGGCCGCGACGGGAAAGAATCTCGACGCGTCGGCTGAGATGCGATTTTTTAATGCGACCGAGCGTCGTCGATTGACTGCGGAACAAGTGGTCGATTCGCTGCATCAAGCGACCGGATGCGAGATCGATGTCGAACCGCTGACCTTCGTGCACGACGGCCGCGCCCTGTTGGGCAGCCGGCAAACGCTTGGCAGCCCGAGCCGGGCGTGGATGTTTGGCGATCTAAAGAATGAACGCGATCGACCTAGCTTGTCGCTCCCCAAGGCGCGGGCTGTCGTCGACGTGTTGGAAGCCTTCGGTTGGACCGGAGCCCGGCAGATGCCGATCGTCGACCGCGAGACCGATCCGAACGTCTTGCAGCCTGGCATCCTCGCCAACGGTACACTTTCGATGAACCTAACGCGGGCCGCTTATAAAAGCGATTTGGCGGAACTGGCGATCGATGCCGATTCCCCCGACCAGCTTGTCGACACGCTGTTCCTACGATTTTTATGTCGCACGCCAACCGAAGCCGAACGCCAAGCGTTCACATTGGCGTTGGCCGATGGCTTCGACGCGCGGATCGTCCTGGACGACGAGGTCGTGATGCCCGAGCCGCCACCGCGGCTGCAACAGGTGACGTGGTTTAACCATCTGCGTCCGAAGGCAAATGAAATTCAAGTTGAAATGGAACGCCGCGCAAACGCGGGCCCAATCCCCCACCCCCGGCTGCAAGCAGATTGGCGAGAGGTCTACGAGGACATCGTCTGGAGCCTGGTAAACCACCGTGAATTTGTTTGGATTCCGTAA
- the ppk2 gene encoding polyphosphate kinase 2 has product MSDQYAEHLNRLQEEFLDSIDEEIELELDDSRFEQLSERGVGESDAKKLARTTYFRELLRLQRELVKLQDWVVKTNAKIVVIFEGRDAAGKGGAIKRITQRLNPRVCKVAALPAPSEREKTQWYFQRFIAHLPAGGEILLFDRSWYNRAGVERVMGFCTDKEYEDFLQTAPVFEKMLVDSGIHLIKYWFSITDEQQEFRFNCRIHDPLKQWKLSPMDLESRRRWEQYTVAKERMLQATHRPESPWWIIEADDKKRARLNCIRHLLDQIDYAEVEQSTVELPSRQREPDYERNPIPSDMIVPAFY; this is encoded by the coding sequence TTGAGTGACCAATACGCCGAGCATCTGAATCGACTGCAAGAAGAGTTCCTCGATTCGATCGATGAAGAGATCGAATTGGAGCTAGATGACTCTCGGTTTGAACAGCTGAGCGAACGGGGCGTGGGAGAGAGCGATGCGAAGAAGCTCGCCCGCACGACCTACTTCCGCGAACTGCTGCGGCTGCAACGCGAACTGGTCAAGCTGCAAGATTGGGTCGTCAAAACAAACGCCAAGATCGTCGTGATCTTCGAAGGACGCGACGCGGCGGGGAAAGGGGGCGCGATCAAACGGATCACGCAGCGACTGAACCCACGGGTCTGCAAGGTCGCCGCCCTGCCAGCCCCCAGCGAACGCGAGAAGACGCAGTGGTACTTCCAACGCTTCATCGCCCATCTGCCCGCCGGAGGCGAGATCCTGCTGTTCGACCGCAGCTGGTACAACCGCGCGGGCGTCGAACGGGTGATGGGCTTCTGCACCGATAAAGAATACGAAGACTTCCTGCAAACCGCTCCCGTCTTCGAAAAGATGCTTGTCGATTCGGGAATCCATCTGATCAAATACTGGTTCTCGATCACCGACGAACAGCAAGAGTTCCGTTTCAATTGCCGGATCCACGATCCGTTGAAGCAGTGGAAATTGAGCCCGATGGATCTCGAATCGCGACGTCGATGGGAACAATACACCGTGGCGAAAGAGCGGATGTTGCAAGCGACGCACCGCCCCGAATCCCCATGGTGGATCATCGAAGCGGACGACAAGAAGCGCGCCCGATTGAACTGCATCCGCCATCTGTTGGATCAGATCGATTATGCCGAAGTCGAACAGTCGACCGTCGAACTGCCGAGCCGACAGCGCGAACCCGACTACGAACGCAACCCGATCCCCTCGGATATGATCGTCCCCGCGTTTTATTGA
- a CDS encoding formylglycine-generating enzyme family protein, which yields MSDFRNVWVPVAALALLLTGAVNRGLAEDPVQGATRIVDLGDAVDLELVFIPAGEFKMGSTAEERAWATGIEGGATPGTERESYEGEQPRAMRVADGFWMGRTEVSVGQFRRFADESGYVTDAEKPGGQPHCFDPEWEISAIAPPHPWIPSPGKSWRDPGFGFPLRSVYPVVCVSWNDGRAFCAWLTERERMAGRLPKGLEYRLPTEAEWAYACRGGRESTYFWWGNDLKEGEGRLNISAVDFLPGRNKIWPLANVPWSDGFAFVSPVDHYGPQGRNGFGLADMCGGVWEIVLDHFDPKGGHEQLYVTDSNYRPVCRGGNYFDVPGNARCAVRLGLQGPAYGDSRDGFRICLGVPRGVRD from the coding sequence ATGTCGGATTTCAGAAATGTTTGGGTACCCGTTGCCGCTCTTGCTCTTTTGTTGACGGGGGCGGTCAACCGAGGGCTGGCGGAAGATCCGGTGCAGGGCGCAACACGGATTGTCGATCTTGGCGACGCGGTCGATCTGGAGCTGGTGTTCATTCCCGCGGGCGAATTCAAGATGGGCAGCACGGCGGAGGAGCGAGCTTGGGCGACGGGCATCGAAGGCGGCGCGACGCCGGGAACCGAACGCGAGTCCTATGAAGGGGAGCAACCGCGGGCGATGCGCGTTGCCGACGGGTTCTGGATGGGACGGACCGAGGTCAGCGTGGGGCAGTTCCGCCGCTTCGCCGATGAATCGGGATATGTGACCGATGCGGAAAAGCCGGGAGGCCAGCCGCATTGCTTTGATCCCGAGTGGGAGATCTCCGCGATCGCCCCGCCTCATCCGTGGATCCCCAGCCCGGGGAAGAGTTGGCGCGATCCGGGCTTTGGTTTTCCTCTACGCAGCGTCTATCCCGTCGTCTGCGTCAGCTGGAACGATGGCCGCGCGTTCTGTGCTTGGTTGACCGAACGAGAACGGATGGCCGGCCGCTTGCCGAAGGGGCTCGAATACCGCCTGCCGACTGAAGCGGAATGGGCTTATGCCTGTCGCGGTGGCCGCGAAAGCACTTATTTCTGGTGGGGCAATGATTTGAAAGAAGGCGAAGGGCGGTTGAACATTTCGGCTGTCGATTTCCTGCCGGGGCGAAACAAGATCTGGCCGCTGGCGAACGTTCCGTGGAGCGACGGTTTCGCGTTCGTCTCGCCGGTCGACCACTACGGCCCGCAGGGCCGCAATGGTTTCGGGCTGGCCGATATGTGTGGCGGCGTTTGGGAGATCGTCTTGGATCATTTCGATCCCAAGGGAGGGCATGAGCAGCTGTATGTGACCGATTCGAACTACCGTCCGGTCTGTCGCGGCGGCAATTATTTCGATGTCCCCGGCAACGCTCGCTGCGCCGTTCGACTGGGACTGCAAGGTCCCGCCTACGGTGACTCCCGTGACGGTTTTCGGATCTGTCTAGGCGTGCCACGCGGAGTTCGCGATTAA
- a CDS encoding DUF1569 domain-containing protein, with product MSRRKLDLENLDDAATECQRLLQSGYERNGNWSLAQICNHMRMTIDSSIDGYPKWMAIGKPLRPLLRWLMLPKLLRGDSPAGIKTASTFVPAEDLSDAEEVALFTESVRRFRTHTGYLHPHPGFGKFDHASLEQFHACHAAHHLGFLAARE from the coding sequence ATGTCCCGGCGAAAATTAGATTTGGAAAACCTCGACGATGCGGCGACGGAATGTCAGCGGTTGTTGCAGTCGGGGTATGAACGCAACGGCAATTGGTCGTTAGCGCAGATCTGCAATCACATGCGGATGACCATCGATTCGAGCATCGACGGCTATCCCAAATGGATGGCGATTGGGAAGCCGTTGAGGCCGCTGCTGCGCTGGTTGATGCTGCCCAAGCTGCTGCGCGGCGATTCGCCCGCGGGGATCAAGACCGCTTCGACTTTTGTGCCCGCGGAAGATTTGAGCGACGCCGAAGAGGTAGCGCTGTTTACCGAAAGCGTCCGGCGGTTCCGAACGCATACCGGATACCTGCATCCCCATCCAGGGTTTGGGAAATTTGATCACGCCTCCCTGGAACAATTCCACGCCTGCCACGCGGCGCATCACCTGGGCTTCCTCGCAGCCCGCGAGTGA
- a CDS encoding 5-(carboxyamino)imidazole ribonucleotide synthase: protein MNPTAIVSPGSTIGVFGSGQLGRMFTMVAKQMGYRVVIYSPDADSPAGQVADREIVAQYDDQSAVEDFARQCDVITLEFENIPVETVGWAGAITPVHPDARVLHVAQDRIIEKQTLADAGLPVTPFRPVFNADDVRRAAEELGYPIVLKTARSGYDGKGQRILRDPESIEPALAELGSDRLVAEKMIDFQREVSILVYRSRNGSVGTYPLIENHHANHILDYSICPAAGSDTLRDAARQIALTTAKSLDLVGLLCIELFVQSDDRLLINELAPRPHNSGHLTIEAFPCCQYQQLLRAICGLPLGTEPQTRPAAMANLLGDVWEGGAPAFENALAVEAVQLHLYGKQDAVPGRKMGHLTATADSIEAALANVLAARDQLKR, encoded by the coding sequence ATGAACCCAACAGCGATCGTCTCACCAGGATCGACCATCGGCGTCTTTGGCAGCGGACAATTGGGCCGCATGTTTACGATGGTCGCTAAACAGATGGGCTATCGCGTGGTGATCTATTCGCCCGACGCCGATTCCCCCGCCGGACAAGTTGCCGACCGCGAGATCGTCGCCCAATACGACGACCAATCGGCCGTCGAAGACTTTGCTCGTCAGTGCGATGTGATCACGCTGGAATTCGAAAACATCCCGGTAGAAACCGTCGGCTGGGCCGGAGCGATCACGCCGGTCCATCCCGATGCCCGCGTCCTACACGTGGCTCAAGACCGGATCATCGAGAAGCAAACGCTGGCCGATGCCGGACTGCCGGTGACTCCCTTCCGCCCCGTCTTCAATGCCGACGATGTCCGCCGCGCGGCCGAGGAACTGGGCTACCCGATCGTCCTAAAAACCGCCCGCAGCGGTTACGACGGCAAGGGACAGCGGATCCTTCGCGATCCCGAATCGATCGAACCGGCGCTAGCCGAACTCGGGTCGGACCGCCTGGTCGCTGAAAAGATGATCGACTTTCAGCGCGAAGTCTCGATCCTCGTCTATCGCAGCCGCAACGGCAGCGTGGGGACGTATCCGCTGATCGAAAACCACCACGCCAACCACATCCTCGATTATTCGATCTGCCCCGCCGCCGGCAGCGACACGCTCCGCGACGCCGCGCGACAGATCGCCCTGACGACCGCCAAATCGTTGGATCTCGTCGGCCTGTTGTGCATCGAACTTTTCGTCCAATCGGACGACCGCCTGCTGATCAACGAACTCGCCCCGCGACCTCACAACTCCGGTCACCTCACGATCGAAGCTTTCCCCTGCTGTCAGTACCAACAGTTGTTGCGAGCGATCTGCGGATTGCCACTGGGAACCGAACCGCAAACGCGTCCCGCCGCGATGGCGAACCTTCTGGGAGACGTCTGGGAAGGCGGAGCTCCCGCGTTCGAGAACGCCTTGGCGGTTGAAGCGGTCCAACTGCATTTGTACGGCAAGCAAGACGCTGTACCGGGGCGAAAGATGGGACACCTGACCGCAACGGCCGATTCGATCGAAGCGGCGTTGGCCAATGTACTGGCGGCACGCGACCAGCTGAAACGCTAA
- the purE gene encoding 5-(carboxyamino)imidazole ribonucleotide mutase: MADPSPTVGVIMGSKSDWETMRHADAMLSALQIPHECKVVSAHRTPQRMFEYAQMAADRGIQVIIAGAGGAAHLPGMVASETLLPVLGVPVQSRALQGLDSLLSIVQMPGGVPVGTLSIGTSGAKNAALMAARILSLTDPALQQRLADFVAQQTADVLADAEIENADLEDLQR, translated from the coding sequence ATGGCAGATCCTTCGCCAACCGTCGGCGTGATCATGGGCAGCAAGTCCGATTGGGAAACGATGCGGCACGCCGACGCGATGTTGTCGGCGCTGCAGATCCCGCACGAATGCAAAGTCGTTTCGGCGCATCGGACTCCTCAACGGATGTTCGAATACGCTCAAATGGCCGCCGATCGCGGGATCCAAGTGATCATCGCCGGTGCCGGCGGCGCGGCACATCTGCCCGGCATGGTCGCTTCCGAAACGCTGCTGCCCGTGCTGGGAGTGCCGGTTCAGAGCCGCGCGTTGCAGGGACTCGATTCGCTGCTTTCGATCGTTCAGATGCCCGGCGGCGTTCCCGTCGGGACGCTTTCGATCGGGACTTCGGGAGCGAAAAACGCAGCCTTGATGGCGGCCCGGATCCTGTCGCTGACCGATCCCGCGTTGCAACAACGGCTCGCCGATTTTGTCGCTCAACAAACCGCCGACGTCCTTGCCGACGCGGAGATCGAAAACGCAGATCTCGAGGATCTCCAGCGATGA
- a CDS encoding sigma-70 family RNA polymerase sigma factor, with protein sequence MTDPPPSNDAHLEDAIRRTRDGDKAAFETVIRRFEKPLRSWLAGHVPPGIDVDEVAQRTFVAAYCRLSDYQPGTQFAAWLFTIARFQLRTETTRLRRIADYHSRYGPDLLQRELDRRSEEAPQRWDTRLDSLHLCLDALSEPLRRFVDWRYEEEIPLEEMAARCGRSVAAVKKQLWKARQALQQCVETRLARADGGLQ encoded by the coding sequence ATGACCGATCCCCCCCCCTCCAACGACGCCCACCTTGAAGACGCGATCCGCCGCACCCGCGATGGCGACAAGGCTGCTTTCGAAACCGTGATTCGCCGGTTTGAGAAACCGCTGCGCAGTTGGCTGGCTGGCCACGTGCCCCCCGGTATCGATGTCGACGAAGTGGCCCAGCGAACGTTTGTCGCCGCCTATTGCCGGCTGTCCGATTACCAACCCGGCACGCAATTCGCCGCTTGGCTGTTCACGATCGCCCGATTCCAGCTTCGCACCGAAACCACTCGGCTGCGGCGGATCGCCGATTACCATTCGCGTTACGGGCCCGATCTGCTGCAACGCGAATTGGACCGACGCAGCGAGGAAGCTCCCCAGCGCTGGGACACGCGTTTGGATAGCTTGCACCTTTGCCTGGATGCGCTGAGCGAACCGCTCCGCCGTTTCGTCGACTGGCGATACGAAGAAGAAATCCCGCTCGAGGAGATGGCTGCCCGCTGCGGCCGCTCGGTTGCCGCAGTCAAAAAACAACTTTGGAAGGCTCGCCAGGCGCTCCAACAATGCGTGGAAACGCGACTGGCGCGGGCCGATGGAGGTCTGCAATGA